The following coding sequences are from one Lolium rigidum isolate FL_2022 chromosome 6, APGP_CSIRO_Lrig_0.1, whole genome shotgun sequence window:
- the LOC124666504 gene encoding rho GDP-dissociation inhibitor 1-like has product MDDHKEKEKEHTGGNPDVPEEEEEDEEAKRAVLLGPQVPLKEQLELDKDDESLRRWKEQLLGQVDTQNLGETAEPEVKVLNLTILSPDRPDLVLPIPFVADDKGYAFALKDGSTYSFRFEFIVSNNIVSGLKYTNTVWKTGVRVENQKMMLGTFSPQAEPYTYAGEEETTPAGMFARGSYSAKLKFVDDDGKVYLEMSYYFEIRKDWPTFQ; this is encoded by the exons ATGGACGACcacaaggagaaggagaaggagcacaCCGGCGGCAACCCCGACgtgcccgaggaggaggaggaggacgaggaggccaAGCGCGCCGTACTGCTCGGACCCCAGGTGcccctcaaggagcagctcgaGCTCGACAAG GATGATGAGAGCCTGAGGAGGTGGAAGGAGCAACTCCTGGGGCAGGTTGACACACAGAACCTTGGAG AGACTgcggagccggaggtgaaggtGCTGAACCTCACCATCCTGTCGCCCGATCGGCCCGACCTGGTCCTGCCCATCCCCTTCGTCGCTGATGACAAGGGCTACGCATTCGCCCTCAAGGACGGCAGCACCTACAGCTTCCGCTTCGAATTCATCGTCTCCAACAACATTGTGTCTGGGCTCAAGTACACCAACACCGTCTGGAAGACTGGAGTAAGAG TGGAGAACCAGAAGATGATGCTGGGGACATTCAGTCCCCAGGCAGAACCTTACACATATGCGGGTGAAGAAGAAACCACCCCTGCTGGCATGTTTGCAAGAGGCTCCTATTCTGCTAAATTAAAG tttgttgatgatgatggcAAGGTCTACTTGGAGATGAGTTACTACTTTGAGATTAGGAAGGACTGGCCAACCTTCCAATGA
- the LOC124659685 gene encoding glycine-rich RNA-binding protein 4, mitochondrial-like isoform X1: MALPELLSRLRLAPLRHHLRRSLSAAAPPPDEHPPPHPPAPPQPPSNPKLFVAGLSWSADERSLTDAFSSFGTVTEVRIMYDKNSGRSRGFGFVQFSNDYEAKCAKDAMDGKVMLGRPLRISFALGKVRGGPVIVPRLPTQMK; the protein is encoded by the exons ATGGCGCTTCCGGAACTGCTGTCGCGCCTGCGCCTCGCACCTCTCCGCCATCACCTGCGCCGCtctctctccgccgccgcccctccgccAGACGAACATCCTCCGCCCCATCCTCCCGCGCCGCCACAACCGCCCTCAAACCCCAAGCTCTTCGTCGCCG GGTTGTCGTGGTCTGCGGACGAGCGGTCGCTGACGGACGCCTTCTCCTCGTTCGGCACCGTCACCGAAG TGAGAATAATGTATGACAAAAACTCTGGACGGTCAAGAGGCTTCGGTTTTGTCCAGTTCTCAAATGATTATGAGGCTAAGTGCGCCAAGGATGCTATGGATGGAAAG GTGATGCTTGGACGACCATTGAGGATAAGTTTTGCTCTTGGCAAAGTTCGCGGTGGTCCAGTTATTGTTCCACGACTTCCCACG CAAATGAAATGA
- the LOC124659685 gene encoding glycine-rich RNA-binding protein 4, mitochondrial-like isoform X2 yields the protein MALPELLSRLRLAPLRHHLRRSLSAAAPPPDEHPPPHPPAPPQPPSNPKLFVAGLSWSADERSLTDAFSSFGTVTEVRIMYDKNSGRSRGFGFVQFSNDYEAKCAKDAMDGKVMLGRPLRISFALGKVRGGPVIVPRLPTMK from the exons ATGGCGCTTCCGGAACTGCTGTCGCGCCTGCGCCTCGCACCTCTCCGCCATCACCTGCGCCGCtctctctccgccgccgcccctccgccAGACGAACATCCTCCGCCCCATCCTCCCGCGCCGCCACAACCGCCCTCAAACCCCAAGCTCTTCGTCGCCG GGTTGTCGTGGTCTGCGGACGAGCGGTCGCTGACGGACGCCTTCTCCTCGTTCGGCACCGTCACCGAAG TGAGAATAATGTATGACAAAAACTCTGGACGGTCAAGAGGCTTCGGTTTTGTCCAGTTCTCAAATGATTATGAGGCTAAGTGCGCCAAGGATGCTATGGATGGAAAG GTGATGCTTGGACGACCATTGAGGATAAGTTTTGCTCTTGGCAAAGTTCGCGGTGGTCCAGTTATTGTTCCACGACTTCCCACG ATGAAATGA
- the LOC124659683 gene encoding protein NRT1/ PTR FAMILY 2.12-like, producing MAAPAATVETLEEMEVLEKGVAGGDGSRRRRPRGWKTMPFIIATETFEKVGSIGVAANLTVYLVKRYNVGQLTAANITNIFYGTLNFAPLLGAFVSDAYLGRFRTLAYGSFFSLLGMLGLTLSASLPALKPPGCNQTTQVGVHCNGPSTLQLGVLYLSLGFLTIGGGAIRPCSLPFGVDQFDMTDEKSRKGLHSYYNWYYGTTTAALVFSLTILVYIQNDISWPIGFGIPTFFMFMAIIVLFMGTRLYVHVSPEGSIFTGIVQVLAASIKKRRLKLPYPHDINQQELLLYNPPTRGIRIFRLPLTSQFRFLNKAAIVRDGDINDDGSARNLWELCSIQQIEEVKCLIRIVPVCFSGIICFVALAQQFTYVILQTLTMDCHLGPHFEIPAGTVISISFVALTLFIPIYDRLLVPMARRFTGLESGITLLQRQGVGLVISPISMVVAGIVERKRRNSALSNGGISPMSVFWLAPQLVLMGIAEAFNAVGQIEFYNKQFPEHMLTLAGSLFFVTLAGANYLSTALANITKKVTSRDGHRSWLTEDINLSKLDYYFYFIALVGVLNLFYFLICAHYYQYKTMSLHAEEPIKKHTNLEADADINMDRDAHNKLSYYHDEEQVCRTSARTDNYYPKSISRELKGLLYSNLMKCEYVKLNEAGHTSVELN from the exons ATGGCCGCTCCTGCTGCCACAGTGGAGACATTGGAAGAGATGGAGGTGCTGGAGAAGGGCGTAGCCGGCGGCGacgggagcaggaggaggaggccgcgggGGTGGAAGACCATGCCCTTCATCATAG CAACCGAGACATTTGAGAAGGTTGGGTCGATCGGGGTGGCAGCAAATCTGACGGTCTATCTTGTCAAGCGCTACAACGTTGGGCAGCTCACGGCAGCAAACATTACCAACATCTTCTACGGTACCCTTAACTTCGCGCCGTTGTTGGGTGCCTTCGTCTCCGACGCCTACTTGGGAAGGTTCAGAACCCTGGCCTATGGATCCTTCTTTAGCCTCCTG GGGATGCTGGGATTGACTCTATCTGCATCACTTCCAGCTCTCAAACCACCAGGCTGCAATCAAACAACCCAAGTAGGTGTACACTGCAATGGTCCATCAACACTCCAGCTGGGTGTgctatacctttctcttgggtttCTAACCATCGGTGGTGGAGCAATCCGCCCATGCAGCCTGCCCTTTGGAGTAGACCAATTCGATATGACTGATGAGAAAAGCAGAAAGGGTCTACACAGCTATTACAACTGGTACTATGGTACAACTACTGCTGCCCTGGTGTTCTCTTTGACTATTCTCGTCTACATCCAGAATGACATCAGCTGGCCAATAGGATTCGGCATACCCACATTCTTCATGTTTATGGCAATTATTGTATTATTTATGGGTACCAGACTCTACGTGCATGTATCACCAGAGGGGAGCATCTTCACTGGAATTGTCCAAGTTTTAGCGGCATCCATTAAAAAGAGAAGGCTCAAGCTTCCATATCCTCACGATATAAATCAACAAGAGTTGCTGCTCTACAACCCTCCCACAAGGGGAATCCGTATTTTCAGACTGCCACTTACTTCCCAGTTCAG GTTTCTGAACAAAGCTGCAATTGTAAGAGATGGTGATATAAATGATGATGGTTCTGCAAGAAACTTGTGGGAGCTTTGCAGTATCCAGCAGATAGAAGAGGTTAAATGTTTGATAAGGATTGTGCCTGTTTGTTTTTCTGGCATTATATGTTTCGTCGCGTTGGCTCAACAATTCACCTACGTAATCTTGCAAACATTAACAATGGACTGTCACCTTGGGCCACACTTTGAAATTCCAGCAGGCACTGTTATCTCCATATCATTTGTCGCCCTAACATTATTCATCCCCATCTATGACCGGCTTTTAGTACCTATGGCTAGAAGATTCACCGGGCTGGAAAGTGGAATTACACTTCTTCAGAGACAGGGAGTAGGATTAGTCATTTCTCCCATTTCAATGGTGGTAGCAGGAATTGTTGAACGCAAAAGGAGGAACTCAGCTTTGTCTAATGGAGGAATATCACCAATGTCAGTCTTCTGGCTTGCCCCTCAATTGGTTTTAATGGGTATTGCTGAGGCCTTCAATGCAGTTGGACAAATTGAGTTCTATAATAAGCAGTTCCCAGAACACATGCTAACCCTAGCAGGATCCCTGTTTTTCGTTACTTTAGCTGGAGCAAACTACTTGAGTACTGCCCTGGCAAACATCACAAaaaaggtgaccagccgggatggCCACAGAAGCTGGTTGACAGAGGATATTAATCTCAGCAAACTTGACTACTACTTCTATTTCATTGCCCTCGTGGGAGTACTGAACCTTTTCTACTTCCTTATATGTGCACACTACTATCAGTATAAAACCATGTCACTCCACGCTGAAGAGCCCATCAAAAAACACACCAACCTAGAGGCAGATGCAGATATCAACATGGATAGGGATGCACATAACAA ACTTTCTTATTATCATGACGAAGAACAAGTATGCCGTACTTCAGCCAGGACGGATAACTATTATCCAAAGAGCATAAGTAGAGAGCTAAAAGGTCTATTGTATTCGAATTTGATGAAGTGTGAGTATGTGAAACTTAATGAAGCCGGTCATACTTCTGTGGAACTTAATTAA
- the LOC124662567 gene encoding protein NRT1/ PTR FAMILY 2.12-like, whose protein sequence is MAVAAAAAMEAVEVGDGQVLERNGGQRRKAGQGWKCMPFIIGTVAFENVGSIGVAANLTVYLVKRFNMGQLSAANITNIFYGTFNFAPLLGAFISDAYLGRFRTLAYGSFFTFLGMLGLTLSASVPALKPPGCNQTTQFGEHCNSPSRLQLSVLYLSLGFITIGGGAIKPCSLPFGVDQFDITDEKGRKGLSSYYNWYYGTTTASLVFSLTILVYIQNNISWPIGFGIPTFFLFMGIIVLFMGTRLYVHVPPEGSIFTGIAQVLVVSFKKRKLKLPYPRDINQQDFLLYNPPTRGTRIFRLPLTSQFRFLNKGAIIRDGDINDDGSARNSWELSSIQQIEEAFNAVGQIEFYNKQFPEHMLTLAGSLFFVSLAGANYLTAALANITKKVTSRHGNTSWLTEDINLSKLDYYFYFIAFMGVLNLLYFLICSHCYQYKAMSLHAEESIEIQTKVEADAEINIDRDALNK, encoded by the exons ATGGCCGTCGCTGCTGCAGCTGCAATGGAGGCGGTGGAGGTGGGAGATGGTCAGGTGTTGGAGAGGAacggcggccagaggaggaaggCAGGTCAGGGATGGAAGTGCATGCCCTTCATCATAG GAACTGTGGCATTTGAGAATGTTGGGTCTATTGGGGTGGCAGCAAATCTGACGGTCTATCTGGTGAAGCGCTTCAACATGGGGCAGCTCTCGGCAGCAAACATTACCAATATCTTCTATGGTACGTTTAACTTTGCGCCGTTGCTAGGCGCCTTCATCTCCGACGCCTACCTGGGACGGTTCAGAACCCTAGCCTATGGATCCTTCTTTACCTTCCTG GGGATGCTGGGGTTGACTTTATCTGCATCAGTTCCAGCTCTCAAACCACCAGGCTGCAATCAAACGACCCAGTTTGGCGAGCACTGCAATAGTCCATCAAGACTCCAGCTGAGTGTgctatacctttctcttgggtttATAACCATCGGCGGTGGAGCAATCAAACCATGCAGTCTTCCCTTTGGAGTAGACCAATTCGATATAACTGATGAAAAAGGCCGCAAGGGCCTGAGCAGCTATTATAACTGGTACTATGGCACAACTACTGCTTCCCTGGTGTTCTCTTTGACTATTCTCGTCTACATACAGAACAATATCAGCTGGCCAATAGGATTTGGCATACCCACATTCTTCTTGTTTATGGGAATTATAGTCTTATTTATGGGTACAAGACTCTACGTCCATGTACCACCAGAGGGAAGCATCTTCACTGGGATTGCCCAAGTTTTAGTGGTGTCATTTAAAAAGAGAAAACTCAAGCTACCATATCCTCGCGATATAAATCAACAAGACTTTCTACTCTACAACCCTCCCACAAGGGGAACCCGTATTTTCAGACTGCCACTAACTTCCCAGTTCAG GTTTCTGAACAAAGGTGCAATTATAAGGGACGGTGATATAAATGATGACGGTTCTGCAAGGAACTCGTGGGAGCTTAGCAGTATCCAGCAGATAGAAGAG GCCTTCAATGCAGTTGGACAAATTGAGTTCTATAATAAGCAGTTCCCAGAGCACATGCTAACCCTAGCAGGATCCCTGTTTTTCGTTAGTTTAGCTGGAGCAAACTACTTGACAGCTGCTCTGGCAAATATCACAAAAAAGGTGACCAGCagacatggcaacacaagctggTTGACAGAGGATATTAATCTCAGCAAACTTGACTATTACTTCTATTTCATTGCCTTCATGGGAGTACTGAACCTTCTCTACTTCCTTATATGCTCACACTGCTATCAATATAAAGCCATGTCACTCCATGCTGAAGAGTCCATCGAAATACAGACCAAGGTAGAGGCAGATGCAGAGATCAATATCGATAGAGATGCACTTAACAAGTAA